GTCCACTGCAACTGAATTCATCCTTCTTGGATATTCCGGTCTCCCTAACCCACCAGTTTTACTCTTTGTGATGGTCCTAGTCACGTATATGATTATCCTTCTGGGGAATATTCTCATCATTCTGATAACACTTGCTGACCCAGGCCTTCACACTCCCATGTATTTCTTTCTTCGTATTTTATCCTTCTTGGAGATCTGTTTCACTGCGGTCACCATCCCTGAGATGCTCGTCAAGCTCCTTGCAGTGGAGAAAAGCATCTCTTTCTCCAGATGTGCAGCACAGATGTATTTCCTCATCTCTGTAGGGGGCACAGAATGTTGTCTTCTAGCCATAATGGCATATGACCGATATGTGGCAATATGCCATCCCCTGCTGTATACTAGCATTATGAACAAGAGTGTTTGCCTGCAGCTTGTAGGTGTTGCATGGCTGAGCAGCAACCTCGTGACACTAATGCATGTCACTTGGCTATTTAATCTCCCTTTCTGCACATCTAATCACATTGACCATTTCTTCTGCGATGCACCACCTGTGCTGGAGCTGGTCTGTGGAAACACTTATATGATTGAAATTGAAGCCCTTACCTCAACTGTAGTATTCGTTGTGATCCCCTTTCTATTGATCTTTTGGTCCTATCTCTACATCTTGACCACAATCCTGAAAATGCCCTCAGCTGCAGGACGGCGTAAAACCTTCTCAACCTGCTCCTCACATCTCACTGTGGTGGTCTTGTTCTTTAGCACAACTGGTCTCACCTACTTCCAGCCCAAATCTAGTATTTCGCCCAGCAGCAGCAAATTCTGGTCCATCTGCTACACCGTCCTCACACCTTTGTTAAACCCGGTGGTTTATACTCTGAGGAACAATGAAGTGAAAGGAGCTCTGAGGAGAATCTTTTGCAGGCTATTGTCTTCCTGGGGACAGCTATGACTTTGAAGAAAATCAGGTGGATTGAAACTCACAGATCTGAATGTGCTCCCAGAACAGGGGGCACAATTTGGATCAGGATCTGCCTTTTGTGACTGAAAAAAGATAGGATCAAAAACTGGTTGCTCTGCTTTAAAATTGTGATTTACAAGTGAACTACGGAATGTTTTGACTGGTCTTCATTATTGCGTCTGGAACACTTTCTGCTGGCTTGAGGTCAGAATAGGACTCAAAACAGTTCCATCAAGGAGCTGGTCACCACTCTATCTCAGCTTCAAGCCTCGGTTTGCCTGGTGCATCTTTTAGAATTACAGAATTCTGCTTTCTGTAACCCACATTGATAAGCTTCagcaaagggcaagaaaaatgatttgaCTTTGGAATGACTTccgtatcatagaatcatagatttgtagggccggaagggacctcaggaggtcatccagtccagtcccctgcctaaagctggatcaaccccatctaaatcatcccaggaaTGACTATATGAATCCGGGATTTAAAGACtgatatgaagagagattaaaaaggacagggacttttcaccttagaagaagagactgaggggggctgtgacagaggtctataaaatcatgactggtgtggagaaagtgaacaaagaaaaCTTAAGTACTTGTTTCCATAAGATAAGAACAGGGGTTACCAAATAAGATTTATAGGCAGCAAGTTCAAAACAAAGAAACGGAAGTTATTattcatgcagtgcacagtcaacctgtggaagtccTCGCTGAAGgacattgtgaagaccaggatttggACAGGGTTCAAAGAAAAATGAGCTAAATTTATGGAGAAGAGGTTCATAAACACTTATcggcca
The window above is part of the Carettochelys insculpta isolate YL-2023 chromosome 32, ASM3395843v1, whole genome shotgun sequence genome. Proteins encoded here:
- the LOC142004796 gene encoding olfactory receptor 10A4-like gives rise to the protein MKYPDAMKGRNQSTATEFILLGYSGLPNPPVLLFVMVLVTYMIILLGNILIILITLADPGLHTPMYFFLRILSFLEICFTAVTIPEMLVKLLAVEKSISFSRCAAQMYFLISVGGTECCLLAIMAYDRYVAICHPLLYTSIMNKSVCLQLVGVAWLSSNLVTLMHVTWLFNLPFCTSNHIDHFFCDAPPVLELVCGNTYMIEIEALTSTVVFVVIPFLLIFWSYLYILTTILKMPSAAGRRKTFSTCSSHLTVVVLFFSTTGLTYFQPKSSISPSSSKFWSICYTVLTPLLNPVVYTLRNNEVKGALRRIFCRLLSSWGQL